A genome region from Falco biarmicus isolate bFalBia1 chromosome 11, bFalBia1.pri, whole genome shotgun sequence includes the following:
- the HMGCS2 gene encoding hydroxymethylglutaryl-CoA synthase, mitochondrial isoform X1: MLRLVGRAARCWGARQAPPGPERAAHGPQHSMPMQRACSLSSSAGTGVWPKDVGILALEVYFPAQYVEQEELERYDGVEAGKYTRGLGQQQMGFCAAHEDINSLCLTVVQRLVERGRLSWDAIGRLEVGTETVIDKSKAVKTVLMQLFHDSGNTDVEGIDTTNACYGGTASLFNAAAWVESSAWDGRYAVVVCGDIAVYATGNARPTGGAGAIAMLVGPNAPLVLERGLRGTHMEHAYDFYKPDLSSEYPVVDGQLSIQCYLRALDRCYAVYRRKAESQWQQAGIQRPFTLDDFKFIIFHTPFCKLVQKSVGRLLLNDFLATPNPDTATGLYKGLQPFRGVKLEDTYTSKEVEKAFQAASQDIFNQKTKPSLLLSSRNGNMYTPSMYGCLASLLAQSSARDLAGSRIGAFSYGSGLAASMFSLRVSQDAAPGSPLDKLISSLADLPARLDARKRVAPQDFAEIMKQREETHHLADHAPHGSQADLFPGTWYLTRVDAKYRREYARKPV, translated from the exons ATGCTGCGCTTGGTCGGCCGCGCCGCACGCTGCTGGGGGGCAAGGCAGGCACCGCCAGGGCCAGAGCGGGCAGCCCACGGGCCCCAGCACTCCATGCCCATGCAGAGAGCATG cagcctcTCCAGCAGTGCCGGGACGGGTGTCTGGCCCAAGGACGTGGGCATCCTGGCGCTGGAGGTGTACTTCCCTGCCCAGTACgtggagcaggaggagctggagcggTACGATGGCGTTGAGGCCGGCAAGTACACACGGGGCTTGGGCCAGCAGCAGATGGGCTTCTGCGCTGCCCATGAAGACATCAACTCCCTGTGCCTGACGGTGGTGCAGCGGCTGGTGGAGCGCGGGCGCCTCTCCTGGGATGCCATCGGCCGCCTGGAGGTGGGCACCGAGACTGTCATCGACAAGTCCAAGGCTGTCAAGACCGTCCTTATGCAGCTTTTCCATGACTCGGGCAACACTGATGTGGAGGGCATCGACACCACCAACGCCTGTTACGGGGGCACGGCCTCGCTCTTCAATGCAGCTGCCTGGGTGGAGTCCAGCGCCTGGGATG GTCGCTAtgctgtggtggtgtgtgggGACATCGCTGTCTATGCCACGGGGAACGCACGGCCCACGGGAGGTGCCGGTGCCATCGCCATGCTGGTAGGACCCAACGCCCCGCTGGTGCTGGAGAGAG GCCTGCGAGGAACCCACATGGAGCACGCCTACGACTTCTACAAGCCAGACCTGTCCTCTGAGTACCCGGTGGTGGACGGGCAGCTCTCCATCCAGTGCTACCTGCGGGCGCTGGACCGCTGCTATGCCGTGTACCGCCGGAAGGCAGAGAGCCAGTGGCAGCAGG CGGGCATCCAGCGGCCCTTCACCCTCGACGACTTCAAGTTCATCATCTTCCACACACCCTTCTGCAAGCTGGTGCAGAAGTCTGTGGGGCGGCTGCTGCTGAATGACTTCTTGGCCACCCCCAACCCTGACACGGCCACCGGCCTCTACAAGGGGCTTCAGCCCTTTCG CGGTGTGAAGCTGGAGGACACCTACACCAGCAAGGAGGTGGAGAAGGCGTTCCAGGCGGCCAGCCAGGACATCTTCAACCAGAAGACCAAGCCCTCGCTGCTCCTCTCCTCACGTAACGGCAACATGTACACACCATCCATGTACGGCTGCCTGGCCTCCCTCCTGGCACA GTCCTCAGCACGGGACCTGGCTGGGTCCCGGATCGGTGCCTTCTCCTACGGCTcggggctggctgccagcatGTTCTCCCTCCGCGTCTCACAGGATGCAGCCCCAG GCTCACCCCTGGACAAGCTGATCTCCAGCCTGGCTGACCTGCCAGCTCGCCTGGATGCCCGCAAGCGCGTGGCCCCGCAGGACTTCGCCGAGATCATGAAGCAGCGGGAGGAAACCCATCACTTAG CCGACCACGCTCCCCATGGCTCCCAGGCAGATCTCTTCCCTGGCACCTGGTACCTGACGCGGGTGGATGCCAAGTACCGCCGGGAATATGCCAGGAAGCCTGTCTAG
- the HMGCS2 gene encoding hydroxymethylglutaryl-CoA synthase, mitochondrial isoform X2, with amino-acid sequence MLRLVGRAARCWGARQAPPGPERAAHGPQHSMPMQRACLSSSAGTGVWPKDVGILALEVYFPAQYVEQEELERYDGVEAGKYTRGLGQQQMGFCAAHEDINSLCLTVVQRLVERGRLSWDAIGRLEVGTETVIDKSKAVKTVLMQLFHDSGNTDVEGIDTTNACYGGTASLFNAAAWVESSAWDGRYAVVVCGDIAVYATGNARPTGGAGAIAMLVGPNAPLVLERGLRGTHMEHAYDFYKPDLSSEYPVVDGQLSIQCYLRALDRCYAVYRRKAESQWQQAGIQRPFTLDDFKFIIFHTPFCKLVQKSVGRLLLNDFLATPNPDTATGLYKGLQPFRGVKLEDTYTSKEVEKAFQAASQDIFNQKTKPSLLLSSRNGNMYTPSMYGCLASLLAQSSARDLAGSRIGAFSYGSGLAASMFSLRVSQDAAPGSPLDKLISSLADLPARLDARKRVAPQDFAEIMKQREETHHLADHAPHGSQADLFPGTWYLTRVDAKYRREYARKPV; translated from the exons ATGCTGCGCTTGGTCGGCCGCGCCGCACGCTGCTGGGGGGCAAGGCAGGCACCGCCAGGGCCAGAGCGGGCAGCCCACGGGCCCCAGCACTCCATGCCCATGCAGAGAGCATG cctcTCCAGCAGTGCCGGGACGGGTGTCTGGCCCAAGGACGTGGGCATCCTGGCGCTGGAGGTGTACTTCCCTGCCCAGTACgtggagcaggaggagctggagcggTACGATGGCGTTGAGGCCGGCAAGTACACACGGGGCTTGGGCCAGCAGCAGATGGGCTTCTGCGCTGCCCATGAAGACATCAACTCCCTGTGCCTGACGGTGGTGCAGCGGCTGGTGGAGCGCGGGCGCCTCTCCTGGGATGCCATCGGCCGCCTGGAGGTGGGCACCGAGACTGTCATCGACAAGTCCAAGGCTGTCAAGACCGTCCTTATGCAGCTTTTCCATGACTCGGGCAACACTGATGTGGAGGGCATCGACACCACCAACGCCTGTTACGGGGGCACGGCCTCGCTCTTCAATGCAGCTGCCTGGGTGGAGTCCAGCGCCTGGGATG GTCGCTAtgctgtggtggtgtgtgggGACATCGCTGTCTATGCCACGGGGAACGCACGGCCCACGGGAGGTGCCGGTGCCATCGCCATGCTGGTAGGACCCAACGCCCCGCTGGTGCTGGAGAGAG GCCTGCGAGGAACCCACATGGAGCACGCCTACGACTTCTACAAGCCAGACCTGTCCTCTGAGTACCCGGTGGTGGACGGGCAGCTCTCCATCCAGTGCTACCTGCGGGCGCTGGACCGCTGCTATGCCGTGTACCGCCGGAAGGCAGAGAGCCAGTGGCAGCAGG CGGGCATCCAGCGGCCCTTCACCCTCGACGACTTCAAGTTCATCATCTTCCACACACCCTTCTGCAAGCTGGTGCAGAAGTCTGTGGGGCGGCTGCTGCTGAATGACTTCTTGGCCACCCCCAACCCTGACACGGCCACCGGCCTCTACAAGGGGCTTCAGCCCTTTCG CGGTGTGAAGCTGGAGGACACCTACACCAGCAAGGAGGTGGAGAAGGCGTTCCAGGCGGCCAGCCAGGACATCTTCAACCAGAAGACCAAGCCCTCGCTGCTCCTCTCCTCACGTAACGGCAACATGTACACACCATCCATGTACGGCTGCCTGGCCTCCCTCCTGGCACA GTCCTCAGCACGGGACCTGGCTGGGTCCCGGATCGGTGCCTTCTCCTACGGCTcggggctggctgccagcatGTTCTCCCTCCGCGTCTCACAGGATGCAGCCCCAG GCTCACCCCTGGACAAGCTGATCTCCAGCCTGGCTGACCTGCCAGCTCGCCTGGATGCCCGCAAGCGCGTGGCCCCGCAGGACTTCGCCGAGATCATGAAGCAGCGGGAGGAAACCCATCACTTAG CCGACCACGCTCCCCATGGCTCCCAGGCAGATCTCTTCCCTGGCACCTGGTACCTGACGCGGGTGGATGCCAAGTACCGCCGGGAATATGCCAGGAAGCCTGTCTAG